From a single Pelodiscus sinensis isolate JC-2024 chromosome 4, ASM4963464v1, whole genome shotgun sequence genomic region:
- the EMC7 gene encoding endoplasmic reticulum membrane protein complex subunit 7 isoform X1, whose translation MAAWPDALRSLLLLLVASGLPGGSRGSEAAGAGEPPGGPGPGERFKIEGRAVVPGVKPQDWIAGARVLVDGEEHVGFLKTDGSFVVHDIPSGSYVVEVISPAYRFEPVRVDITSKGKMRARYVNYIKTSEVVRLPYPLQMKSSGPPSYFIKRESWGWTDFLMNPMVMMMVLPLLIFVLLPKVVNTSDPDMRREMEQSMNMLNSNHELPDVSEFMTRLFSSKSSSKSGSGSSKAGKSGAGKRR comes from the exons ATGGCGGCCTGGCCAGACGCGCTGCGCtcgctgctgctgttgctggtggcCTCGGGGCTGCCCGGCGGCTCGCGGGGCTCAGAGGCGGCCGGGGCGGGGGAGCCTCCTGGCGGGCCGGGCCCCGGGGAGCGGTTTAAGATCGAGGGCCGGGCGGTGGTGCCCGGGGTGAAGCCGCAGGACTGGATCGCGGGGGCCCGGGTGCTGGTGGACGGGGAGGAGCACGTCGGCTTCCTCAA GACGGATGGAAGTTTTGTGGTTCATGATATACCTTCCGGATCTTACGTAGTAGAAGTTATATCCCCAGCTTACAGGTTTGAACCAGTTCGAGTGGACATAACTTCAAAAGGCAAAATGAG AGCAAGATATGTGAATTACATCAAAACTTCGGAAGTAGTCAGGCTGCCAtacccacttcagatgaaatcTTCTGGACCCCCATCTTACTTTATAAAGAGAGAATCTTGGGGATGGACAGATTTTCTAATGAATCCTATG GTTATGATGATGGTTCTTCCATTACTGATATTTGTATTGCTGCCTAAAGTTGTCAACACCAGTGATCCTGATATGAGACGG GAAATGGAGCAGTCAATGAATATGCTAAATTCCAACCACGAACTGCCTGATGTCTCAGAGTTCATGACAAGACTATTCTCTTCAAAATCTTCCAGCAagtctggcagtggcagcagtAAAGCAGGGAAAAGTGGTGCTGGAAAAAGGAGGTAG
- the EMC7 gene encoding endoplasmic reticulum membrane protein complex subunit 7 isoform X2 — MAAWPDALRSLLLLLVASGLPGGSRGSEAAGAGEPPGGPGPGERFKIEGRAVVPGVKPQDWIAGARVLVDGEEHVGFLKTDGSFVVHDIPSGSYVVEVISPAYRFEPVRVDITSKGKMRARYVNYIKTSEVVRLPYPLQMKSSGPPSYFIKRESWGWTDFLMNPMVMMMVLPLLIFVLLPKVVNTSDPDMRRVISILIPTV, encoded by the exons ATGGCGGCCTGGCCAGACGCGCTGCGCtcgctgctgctgttgctggtggcCTCGGGGCTGCCCGGCGGCTCGCGGGGCTCAGAGGCGGCCGGGGCGGGGGAGCCTCCTGGCGGGCCGGGCCCCGGGGAGCGGTTTAAGATCGAGGGCCGGGCGGTGGTGCCCGGGGTGAAGCCGCAGGACTGGATCGCGGGGGCCCGGGTGCTGGTGGACGGGGAGGAGCACGTCGGCTTCCTCAA GACGGATGGAAGTTTTGTGGTTCATGATATACCTTCCGGATCTTACGTAGTAGAAGTTATATCCCCAGCTTACAGGTTTGAACCAGTTCGAGTGGACATAACTTCAAAAGGCAAAATGAG AGCAAGATATGTGAATTACATCAAAACTTCGGAAGTAGTCAGGCTGCCAtacccacttcagatgaaatcTTCTGGACCCCCATCTTACTTTATAAAGAGAGAATCTTGGGGATGGACAGATTTTCTAATGAATCCTATG GTTATGATGATGGTTCTTCCATTACTGATATTTGTATTGCTGCCTAAAGTTGTCAACACCAGTGATCCTGATATGAGACGG GTAATCAGCATATTGATACCTACTGTATAA